The Roseimicrobium gellanilyticum genome includes a region encoding these proteins:
- a CDS encoding BatD family protein, with product MMAHHSSRVMGLAFAMLLALVPGREVHAQEAKVRASMTSQDTVYVGQKVTLAVELLAPGFFASAPAFELPDPQGLMLMPPVGSPVIGSEEIDGVSYTVQRHEVSVLAQHPGELVIPPLTVRFQYKRAPLDKDALTAKVKTPEVKFTATQPPGTEKLGMIITARNLEVKEEWHPDPATAKPKAGDAFTRTITFTAPEVPGMMFPPFQAAAVDGIGIYTKEPVVNDHSERGSLTGQRTDVVTYALQRAGIFTIPAVRFTWWDLESKSARTVDFPARTLTVAANPAMPDPHPTGAVAPQSHPISRKTEIIAVALLLAIIVLSLPQVRRGVGKFMALFRPVHLQPLNPRPRTGTSGESL from the coding sequence ATGATGGCGCACCACTCCTCACGCGTGATGGGTCTCGCCTTCGCGATGCTGCTGGCACTCGTGCCAGGCAGGGAGGTTCATGCGCAGGAAGCCAAGGTGCGTGCCAGCATGACTTCGCAAGATACCGTGTATGTGGGGCAGAAGGTGACCCTGGCTGTGGAACTGCTTGCGCCTGGGTTCTTCGCCAGTGCGCCCGCCTTCGAGCTCCCTGACCCGCAAGGGCTCATGCTCATGCCTCCTGTCGGCAGCCCGGTGATTGGCAGCGAAGAGATTGATGGCGTGAGCTACACGGTGCAGCGCCATGAAGTATCCGTGCTCGCGCAGCATCCGGGTGAGCTCGTCATCCCTCCACTGACCGTGCGCTTCCAGTACAAACGTGCACCATTGGACAAGGACGCCCTGACCGCAAAGGTGAAGACACCCGAGGTGAAGTTCACTGCCACCCAGCCGCCCGGCACTGAGAAGCTGGGCATGATCATCACCGCACGAAATCTGGAGGTGAAGGAGGAATGGCATCCAGACCCGGCGACCGCGAAGCCGAAAGCCGGAGATGCCTTCACGCGGACCATCACCTTCACCGCGCCTGAGGTGCCTGGCATGATGTTCCCACCCTTTCAGGCGGCTGCCGTCGATGGCATTGGCATCTATACCAAGGAGCCCGTGGTGAATGATCACTCCGAGCGAGGGAGCCTCACAGGGCAGCGGACGGATGTCGTCACCTACGCACTGCAGCGCGCAGGCATCTTCACCATTCCTGCTGTGCGCTTCACGTGGTGGGACCTTGAATCCAAGTCTGCACGCACGGTGGACTTCCCTGCGCGGACCCTGACCGTGGCTGCGAATCCTGCGATGCCCGATCCTCATCCCACGGGAGCAGTCGCACCGCAAAGCCACCCCATCAGCCGCAAGACGGAAATCATCGCCGTGGCGCTGCTGCTGGCAATCATTGTCTTGAGCCTGCCGCAGGTGCGAAGAGGCGTCGGGA